The following coding sequences are from one Pusillimonas sp. DMV24BSW_D window:
- a CDS encoding UvrD-helicase domain-containing protein produces the protein MEFRIADTFTISLARLTGDEQKAAKTTAFDLQLDPTGNGMSFHKLDRARDPNFWSVRVNRDIRLIVHKTTGSLLLCYVDHHDKAYQWAKRRKLQVHPTTGAAQLVEIRERVEEILVPKYVDDSRPFKQQKPKLFLQYSDTQLLAYGVPQEWLADVKATDEDSLLELADHLPGEAAEALLELATGGTPALPEIASKGDDPFLHPDAQRRFRVISDMDELARALEYPWDKWTVFLHPAQRQLVERHYNGAARVSGSAGTGKTVVALHRAVHLAREDEDARVLLSTFSETLANALQGNLYRLIWNTPKLGERIDVLAMDAIGIRLYSAEFGKPALTSCDEISTLLKAAATQVDGLKANTAFLVSEWNDVVDAWQIDSWEAYRDAKRLGRKTRLPETQRALYWRVFSTVKEQLKLAGKISAPEMFAKLAGAMLKRKHPVFDYIVVDEAQDIGVQQLRFLAAIAANRSNSLFFAGDLGQRIFQTPFSWKSLGVDVRGRSRTLKINYRTSHQIRSQADRLLGPEVSDVDGNVESRKGTISVFNGPEPVICSYADVEAEIQAVGVWLKQCNISGVLPQEIGVFIRSENELSRAQAAVKAAGLQGRVLGKDMATEEGFISITTMHLAKGMEFRVVAVMACDDEIIPSQARIDTAADEAELTEIYNTERQLLYVACTRARDQLHVSAVTPESEFLQDMMQK, from the coding sequence AGCTCGACCGGGCTAGAGATCCGAATTTCTGGTCAGTGCGGGTCAATCGCGACATCCGCCTAATCGTTCACAAAACTACCGGCAGCCTGCTTCTATGCTACGTTGATCACCATGACAAGGCCTACCAGTGGGCAAAGCGGCGCAAGCTGCAAGTGCATCCCACGACAGGCGCAGCACAACTGGTCGAAATACGTGAGCGTGTCGAGGAAATCCTTGTTCCGAAGTACGTGGATGACAGCAGGCCGTTCAAGCAGCAGAAGCCAAAACTGTTCCTGCAATACAGCGATACGCAACTGCTAGCCTATGGCGTACCGCAGGAATGGCTAGCCGATGTAAAGGCCACCGATGAGGACTCACTGCTGGAACTAGCCGATCACCTGCCCGGCGAAGCTGCTGAAGCTTTGCTTGAACTGGCAACCGGTGGAACGCCCGCATTGCCCGAAATAGCAAGTAAGGGTGATGATCCGTTCCTGCACCCGGATGCACAACGCCGTTTCCGCGTCATATCCGATATGGACGAACTGGCCCGCGCCCTGGAATATCCGTGGGACAAGTGGACGGTGTTCCTCCATCCGGCGCAGCGTCAGCTGGTCGAACGCCATTACAACGGCGCGGCGCGCGTCTCAGGCTCAGCAGGTACAGGCAAGACGGTAGTGGCTTTGCACCGAGCCGTGCATTTAGCACGGGAGGACGAAGACGCGCGTGTACTGCTTTCCACGTTTTCAGAAACACTAGCCAACGCACTACAGGGTAATTTGTACCGACTAATCTGGAACACCCCAAAGCTCGGCGAACGTATCGATGTGCTCGCGATGGATGCCATAGGCATTCGTCTGTATTCGGCGGAGTTTGGCAAGCCGGCACTCACTAGCTGCGATGAAATTTCTACACTGTTGAAGGCCGCTGCCACCCAGGTGGATGGCCTAAAAGCGAATACCGCGTTCCTGGTATCTGAATGGAATGATGTGGTGGACGCTTGGCAAATTGACAGTTGGGAGGCCTATCGCGACGCGAAACGGCTAGGCCGCAAGACACGCCTGCCGGAAACGCAGCGCGCCTTGTACTGGCGAGTGTTTTCCACCGTAAAGGAGCAATTGAAACTGGCTGGCAAGATCTCCGCGCCGGAAATGTTTGCCAAGCTGGCAGGAGCTATGCTCAAACGCAAGCATCCCGTATTTGATTACATCGTAGTGGACGAAGCGCAGGACATCGGAGTGCAGCAATTGCGCTTTCTTGCTGCGATTGCCGCCAACCGGTCTAATTCCCTGTTCTTCGCTGGTGATCTCGGCCAACGCATCTTCCAGACGCCATTCTCATGGAAATCCTTGGGTGTGGATGTGCGGGGTCGCTCACGAACGCTCAAGATCAATTACCGCACATCACACCAGATTCGTTCGCAGGCCGACCGGTTGCTTGGCCCAGAAGTATCCGATGTAGACGGAAATGTCGAAAGCCGTAAGGGCACGATTTCTGTGTTCAATGGGCCGGAACCGGTCATCTGCAGTTACGCCGATGTCGAGGCGGAAATCCAAGCCGTCGGCGTGTGGTTGAAGCAATGCAACATCAGCGGCGTATTGCCGCAGGAAATCGGCGTCTTCATCCGATCCGAAAACGAACTCTCACGCGCACAGGCAGCAGTAAAGGCCGCTGGCTTGCAGGGACGCGTGCTCGGCAAAGACATGGCGACGGAAGAGGGTTTCATCAGCATTACCACCATGCACCTGGCAAAGGGCATGGAATTCCGTGTGGTTGCTGTGATGGCCTGTGATGATGAAATTATTCCTTCACAAGCGCGAATCGACACTGCCGCCGATGAAGCCGAATTGACTGAAATCTACAACACTGAGCGCCAGTTACTGTACGTGGCATGCACCCGCGCACGTGATCAATTGCATGTCTCCGCGGTGACGCCGGAGTCGGAATTCCTGCAGGATATGATGCAAAAGTAG
- a CDS encoding antirestriction protein, with translation MSNINVETESTLITAKRVEDEKRMDFLPSAFGTQYLRGEMLVFSWLRELSSDYQGGYWHYYWLSNGAFYMAPYIESRLRLVWANNFFDGEMSADAAGIVATFYGLNHLIAITHEDMLIERYHGLRQYVDQHPESSLIWRAID, from the coding sequence CATCAACGTCGAAACCGAATCCACCCTCATCACAGCAAAGCGTGTTGAAGATGAGAAGCGTATGGACTTTTTACCGAGCGCCTTTGGCACTCAATACCTGCGAGGGGAGATGCTAGTATTCAGCTGGCTGCGCGAGTTGTCTTCCGACTACCAGGGCGGTTATTGGCACTATTACTGGCTGTCCAACGGGGCTTTTTACATGGCACCCTATATTGAATCGAGGTTGCGTCTTGTATGGGCCAACAACTTCTTTGACGGCGAAATGTCGGCTGATGCGGCGGGTATTGTGGCAACATTTTATGGCCTCAACCATCTGATCGCCATCACGCATGAGGATATGCTGATCGAGAGATATCACGGGCTGCGTCAGTATGTGGATCAGCATCCAGAATCGAGTCTGATCTGGCGAGCTATCGATTGA